A genome region from Bombilactobacillus bombi includes the following:
- the pheS gene encoding phenylalanine--tRNA ligase subunit alpha, which produces MELKKVLDDLHEQGLQQIKAAKQLDTLNDIRIKFLGKKGPLSQALRGMKDLSEQERPQVGALANTVRNDLQAALDQARQHLEEQETQRKLQAEKIDVTLPGRQRHLGTKHVITQVMDDIEALFIGLGYEVVNGPEVEEDHYNFEMMNLPKDHPARDMQDTFYITKEILMRTQTSPVQARTLEKHDFSKGPLKMISPGKVYRRDTDDATHSHQFNQIEGLVIDKHITMADLKGTLELTARHVFGQERKIRLRPSYFPFTEPSVEVDVSCFACGGKGCAVCKHTGWVEVLGAGMVHPNVLTNAGVDPKIYGGFAFGLGPDRFAMLKYGINDIRDFYLDDVRFLEQFQGE; this is translated from the coding sequence ACTTAAAAAAGTCTTAGATGATTTACATGAGCAAGGTTTACAGCAAATTAAAGCTGCCAAACAATTAGATACATTGAACGATATCCGTATCAAATTTTTAGGCAAAAAAGGCCCCTTAAGCCAAGCTTTAAGAGGAATGAAAGATTTGTCAGAACAAGAACGTCCACAAGTTGGTGCATTGGCCAATACAGTACGCAATGATTTACAAGCGGCTTTAGACCAAGCTCGGCAACATTTAGAAGAACAAGAAACACAACGCAAATTGCAAGCAGAAAAAATTGATGTTACCTTGCCAGGGCGTCAGCGTCATTTAGGTACTAAGCATGTCATTACTCAAGTAATGGATGATATTGAAGCTTTGTTTATTGGATTAGGATATGAAGTAGTCAATGGTCCTGAAGTTGAAGAAGATCATTATAATTTTGAAATGATGAATTTACCTAAAGATCATCCCGCACGTGATATGCAAGATACTTTCTATATTACTAAAGAAATACTAATGCGGACACAAACTTCGCCTGTACAAGCTCGAACATTAGAGAAACATGATTTTTCCAAAGGGCCTTTGAAGATGATTAGTCCTGGAAAAGTTTATCGGCGCGATACTGATGATGCCACTCATTCGCATCAATTTAATCAAATTGAAGGTTTAGTTATTGATAAGCATATTACAATGGCTGATCTAAAAGGAACATTGGAATTAACTGCACGTCATGTCTTTGGACAAGAGCGTAAAATTCGTTTGCGTCCAAGTTATTTTCCTTTTACAGAGCCATCAGTTGAAGTTGATGTTTCTTGCTTTGCTTGTGGGGGCAAAGGATGTGCTGTATGCAAACATACCGGCTGGGTTGAAGTTTTAGGAGCTGGGATGGTCCATCCGAACGTTTTGACTAATGCGGGTGTAGATCCCAAAATATATGGTGGCTTTGCTTTTGGATTGGGGCCCGATCGTTTTGCAATGCTGAAATATGGCATTAATGATATTCGTGATTTCTATTTAGATGATGTCCGTTTCTTAGAACAATTTCAGGGGGAATAG
- the pheT gene encoding phenylalanine--tRNA ligase subunit beta, whose product MKISTNWLAEYVNLPETPAQIAERETVTGIEVDEIIQPSAGLKKLVVGKIMQVKSHPDADHLHVCQVDVGQEQLTQIVCGAPNVQVGQLVIVALPGARIAHNEKIKKGKFRGVESLGMLCALQEIGFDEAVVPDEYKDGIYVFPADSQAKIGEPVFEYLGMDDTILDFDITPNRADTLGMRGTAWEVAAMYDEKPHFDQPQVHESDETANDLLTVKVADENLAPTYRVRIVKNVQVQASPLWLQRRLWNNGIKPINNVVDITNYVMLEYGQPLHAYDYDRLNSKQLIVRLAQAGEQITALNGNNYELDSQDIVIADEQRPLGLAGIMGGNESKIASSTTTVVLESGVFDSIRIRKTAQRHNLRTDASTRFEKGVDLAATAEALDEAASLLETLGSATVLNNQIVGSQAPLDPIVVQVSPKHINHVLGTDITTSEIKAIMERLGFAASGNDEQMTVTVPLRRWDISIEADIIEEVVRIYGFDKLPSTLPVGPQTVGGYNQHQQFLRRARSLMRSLGYDEAISYALTTQEKATAFSDIHQCVTKVDWPMTHDHEYLRLNLISGLLDDILYNVARKQINLALFEQGRVFPKNDEQAVRPHEVEFIAGAVTGNIEDQNWQNSARSVDFFAVKGDVDQLLQGLNKKAQISYQATDSIAQLHPGQTALILMNEHVVGFIGTVHPGYAKKLGLPETVVFQLNLDEIEALPDKNNIYIPAAKFPAVTRDIAILVPQTVTHAALEAAIAQAGGKYLTNIKLFDIYAGKNIKSGYKSVAYDLTFQNREATLTDQLVNQHFERVKQVLQEQFGAEIR is encoded by the coding sequence ATGAAGATTTCAACAAATTGGTTAGCTGAATATGTAAATTTGCCGGAAACGCCAGCACAAATTGCAGAACGGGAAACCGTTACAGGAATTGAAGTTGATGAGATTATTCAACCTAGTGCGGGCTTGAAAAAGTTAGTAGTAGGTAAAATTATGCAAGTAAAGTCGCATCCTGATGCTGATCATTTGCATGTTTGCCAAGTTGATGTAGGTCAAGAACAACTAACACAAATTGTCTGTGGTGCTCCGAATGTACAAGTTGGACAATTAGTGATTGTAGCCTTGCCGGGGGCTAGAATTGCTCACAATGAAAAGATTAAGAAAGGCAAATTTCGCGGTGTGGAATCATTAGGCATGTTGTGTGCCCTTCAAGAAATTGGCTTTGATGAAGCGGTAGTTCCAGATGAATATAAAGATGGCATTTATGTCTTTCCAGCAGATTCACAAGCAAAAATTGGTGAACCAGTTTTTGAATATTTAGGAATGGATGATACCATTTTAGATTTTGATATTACACCTAATCGTGCTGACACATTAGGTATGCGGGGCACAGCTTGGGAAGTGGCTGCCATGTATGATGAGAAACCACATTTTGATCAGCCTCAAGTACACGAAAGTGATGAGACAGCTAACGATTTGTTAACTGTAAAAGTTGCTGATGAAAATTTGGCTCCAACATATCGTGTTCGCATCGTTAAAAATGTTCAAGTTCAAGCCAGTCCTCTATGGCTGCAGCGTCGTTTATGGAATAATGGGATTAAGCCGATTAATAATGTAGTAGATATTACTAATTATGTGATGTTGGAATACGGGCAACCTTTGCATGCTTATGATTATGATCGTCTCAATTCTAAACAATTAATTGTTCGCTTAGCTCAAGCTGGTGAACAAATTACCGCTTTAAATGGTAATAATTATGAATTAGACTCACAAGATATTGTAATTGCTGATGAACAACGTCCTTTAGGCTTAGCAGGAATTATGGGAGGCAATGAAAGCAAAATTGCTTCCAGTACCACTACAGTCGTTTTAGAATCTGGAGTTTTTGATTCAATACGGATTCGTAAAACTGCTCAAAGACACAATTTACGCACTGATGCTTCTACACGTTTTGAAAAGGGAGTAGACTTAGCTGCTACAGCTGAAGCATTAGATGAAGCGGCATCCTTACTAGAAACATTAGGTTCGGCTACTGTTCTTAATAACCAAATTGTGGGTAGTCAAGCACCTTTAGATCCGATTGTGGTCCAAGTTTCTCCTAAACATATTAATCATGTCTTAGGTACCGACATTACTACAAGTGAAATAAAAGCAATCATGGAACGTTTAGGATTTGCGGCTAGTGGTAATGACGAGCAGATGACAGTTACAGTGCCTTTGAGACGTTGGGATATTAGTATCGAAGCTGATATTATCGAAGAAGTAGTGCGGATTTATGGTTTTGATAAGTTGCCAAGCACACTTCCTGTCGGTCCACAAACAGTTGGTGGCTATAACCAGCATCAACAATTTTTGCGACGTGCTCGTAGCTTAATGCGTTCATTAGGTTATGATGAAGCCATTAGTTATGCTTTAACTACTCAAGAAAAGGCAACAGCTTTTTCAGATATACATCAATGCGTTACTAAAGTTGACTGGCCTATGACCCATGATCACGAATATTTACGTCTTAATTTAATTAGTGGTTTGTTAGATGATATTTTATATAATGTGGCACGTAAACAAATCAACTTAGCTTTGTTTGAGCAGGGAAGAGTTTTTCCTAAAAATGATGAACAAGCTGTTCGTCCGCACGAAGTGGAATTTATCGCAGGCGCAGTAACAGGAAATATTGAAGATCAGAATTGGCAAAATTCGGCCCGTTCAGTTGATTTCTTTGCTGTTAAGGGTGATGTTGATCAATTATTGCAAGGTTTAAATAAAAAAGCTCAAATTTCTTATCAAGCCACCGATAGTATTGCCCAATTACATCCTGGACAAACTGCTTTAATCTTGATGAATGAGCATGTTGTTGGTTTTATAGGCACAGTTCATCCAGGTTATGCTAAAAAACTTGGTTTGCCAGAGACTGTGGTTTTCCAATTAAATCTTGATGAAATTGAAGCTTTACCTGATAAAAATAATATCTATATTCCAGCTGCTAAATTCCCAGCAGTTACACGTGATATTGCAATTTTAGTACCACAAACTGTCACTCATGCAGCCTTAGAAGCGGCTATTGCGCAGGCAGGAGGGA